Within Alteromonas sp. LMIT006, the genomic segment CCTATTTTTTGGTAACGCTGCTCTGTTGTTAGATCCTGATTGTCATACCAAGTTGATAATGTCTTACTTTTAATACCACCCATTAAATGTAAGCCCATCAATGCGTAATCGGCGTTATCAAAATGCCTTTTGCCCATTTTGAAGTCGTCCAGCATAGCCATGAGAACGTCTTTGTGTTTGCCAAGCCTAGCCAACAGTTTGCTACCCAGAGTTTTAGAATTCGCCCACTGTCCTTGCAGTGCAATGAGCGCATCTAGATCATGAAGCAGTTGTTGATCGTGCCTATGCATGACCATGACATTTTGCATGCCCGAAGCGGTATTAGCTTGCCTACCATATCGTATGACTGCAAAGCCATTACGTTGCCAAAAATGTTGAGTGTGTTTTTGTAAAGAAAAAGAGCTGGTCACTTTAATGTTATCTTTGCGAGCACGGTTTAACAAATCTTGTACCAATTGTGAACCAATACCTTGTCTTCGTTTATCATGTGTTACTGCGATACGATTGATGCGCCAATGGGTCTGTTCGAGTATGCCTTGGGCTCGGTAAGTGTGCGCAAGTAGTTGTAGTCCCAGATGTCCTTGCACTCGTCTTGTGCCAGACATGATCCGCTCTTTAAGTGCATCACTTTCTGCCACAAGGTTTTCTTCAAAATATAGTAAAACGCCATTAATCCGTGATTTTTCAACATGCACGAGACAATGAGTATTCGGACAATCAAACAATCGTTGTAAATCATCTGGACGTGTTTGGTAGTGGGCTTCACTTAATAGTGAATAACAGGAAAGTAATACATCAGAGTCCTTTTTTATCTGATGAATGCCATCATTAAGTGAGACAGTGTTTTGGGTTTCTAGCGCTAAGGCTGATTCAATTGGACAGGGGATTTGAAAACGAAATGCAGTTGTTAGCTGAATAAGATGATAAGAGGATAATTGATCTACAAATATTCTTTTAAATCCTTGGCCAGTTCCTTCATAGCCATGTGTTGTTGTACTGTACACTTTTGCACCTTGTAGTGCTTGTATTTTTTTAAGTACTAAAAGACTGAAAGATGCTGCTTCATCTACTAGAATTACATCCCATAGATTGTGTATCAGCGAATTATCTGGAGAAGTAAGCGCAAGCTCTCCAGTGGCGATAGATGTGCACCTATTTCTTGGAATAGTTTGTTTGGCAAAGTGCTCAAGCGTCGTTTTGAGAACGTCAATGTTATTGTGATGTTGTTGTATACATAGCACCTTATTTCCAGAGTGTAAAAGCTGAAATGCGAGTCGAGCAAGCAAATGAGACTTGCCTCGTCCTCGTTGTGCCATGACCACTACATTTTTGTCCTTTTCGTTAGAGCATTCTAGATGGTCGACAATAGATTGCAGTGCGCTAGTTTGTTCTTGTATTGCAATATTAATTTGTTCTAAAAATTGTTTATTACTATGTACTTCTGCGACGTTATCCGACTTCGAAACATCAATGTCATAATTTGGAAAAATAGACGCTATGTGCTGTTTGAGACAGTCCCACAACGATGAACAAACCAGTGATTGATTAAGTGGATAACTCAGAGAAATGCCTGTGTATGTTGTATTCGGTTCAATAATACATAATTTGCCATGTGCTTTAACGGTACCGCTAACCGCTAGAAGGGACTGAAATCGAAAACCAGAAACACCTGTCATATCAAAAATAACAAGATCAAACTCTTGTCCAAGCGCTTGCGTGTAATGCTTAGGAGAAAGGGAGGTCGTACAATATGCAGCCAAATCCTGATGGTCACCAAGGTAAAAAACACACGCCGAATGATGACCCCTTGTTTGAAGATGTACATATTCACGGATCTTTGAATAATCCGAAAAAATAATAATTTGTCTAGACACGCGCTTTTCTTTATTCTGTTCAGTATGCAAATATATCAAAGCCATTGTGGATTTTCGAGCCAATAGTCATTGCCGTTACATGAATAAAACCAATAGCTCAAGTAGAACACTAAAAAAGCTTCGCTTAGCCCGCAATATTAGTATTGCCATACTGTATGTATTTTTATGTTTTGTTGTGATTCGTAATGAAATCTTGCATATTGAATCTCAGCTAGATGTTGAACAAAAACATTTTGTGAATCAAGTTGAGACGTTTGAAACGTCAATCATTCAAGTTATTGATAGTTTTTCGGCATTTATTGCTCAGACACCGTCCCCAAGTTCACTCCAAAAACACGATTTTGCCAATCGTTTAATCACAACATATCCATATATTTATATGATTGGGCAAATTGAAACACTTGACGAGTCCAGAATAGCGTCAATGTTATCGCCAACATTTCAATTAAAACAGATAACGGTTTCAGATAATGGCAAACTGTTATTAAAGCCAAAGCACCCAGATGAATTAAATTACGTGATTACTTGGGTGCACCCTGATGTAAGCCCAGTCAACAGTGTTATAGGGCTTGATGTCTCAAACGTTCAAAAATTACAGCCTTTATTTGCATCAGCACGCAACTATAAGCAGACACAAATAGGAGAGCCAATAACCCGAGATACATTAACCATGGAAACATTTGAAATGATCCAGGGGGGGTATGCTTTCTCGATTAACCAAGTTTCAAAGTATGTATCTAACACCGATGATATAGATAATGCTTTGTTGTCAACAATATTGTTTGAACACAAAATGCTTGTTTCGCATTTGCAGGAGTTCTTGCCAAATATCAACATGCAAGTCACGATTGATTACTTGGATCAGGCACTTGTGTATGGCAGTCCTGAGATTGTTGATAACTCCATAATGACGATTCAAAAACGGTTTGATGTTTCCCTGTTTGATTCAAAATTAAACATTGTGCTTGAACAATCAATACAGTATGAAGCCCTAAATTTAGAGCTCATTGGCCTTATGACGGTTTATTTGATCTTAAATCTTATTGTATTTGAAAAGTTACATAACAATGTGGTTAGAAAACACAGTTATTTGCAAACGGTGAACTCAAAGCTTCGCGAAAACATCAAAAACCGCTCGGATTTATTTGGTTTCATAGCACATGAACTTAAAACACCTCTGACCCTCATCTCATCGCCGACTCAGCAGCTTTTATCAGATGACAGTGTCGATCCTGATATACGTGAAAATTTACAGGTTATTCAGCGCAACACGCAGCGTATTCAAAGTATCATCGATCGGATTTTGACTATTAAACAGTTTCAGTCTAGAGATTTGGCCCCCGAGAAAATCAATATGGTCAAAGAGTTAAATGCCATTATTGCTCGTTATAGGCCTTTACTGGATAGAAAAAACTTAGATTTTGTACTGCAAGGTAATCAGTATGACTTGATTTCTTTAGTAGAAGATTTAGCCTCATATCAAATTGTGTTGGAAAACCTATTCAGTAACGCCGCGAAATATACCACCGCGAATGGTATTGTGATCGTTGATTGGTATTGTCACGACGGTTTTTTCCAAATCGATGTGCGAAATTCTTGTCCATTGATGAATGATGAAGAGCGCAGTAAGTTGTTTACTAAATACGTTCGTTCACATGATAGCGAGCAAGAAGGTGTTGGTCTTGGTCTGGGCTTAGTCAGAGAAATTTGTGAGAAAAATCAATGGATATTAAATTGTAAAAGCATCATTATCGAAAACGAGCCATTTATAGAATTTAATATTTCGATTCCTATGCGTTAAACCACCCACTTTCTTTTTTAAGATAGCTTGAATTCTGATGTATTCATTGCTATCTTCCTGCCTGCCAAGGGGTGCTTTACCTGAATGTTAGTGTTCAGGCTAAGGCTGAGATCACATGAAACCCTTACACCTGATCCGGATAATGCCGGCGTAGGAATTGG encodes:
- a CDS encoding GNAT family N-acetyltransferase, with amino-acid sequence MALIYLHTEQNKEKRVSRQIIIFSDYSKIREYVHLQTRGHHSACVFYLGDHQDLAAYCTTSLSPKHYTQALGQEFDLVIFDMTGVSGFRFQSLLAVSGTVKAHGKLCIIEPNTTYTGISLSYPLNQSLVCSSLWDCLKQHIASIFPNYDIDVSKSDNVAEVHSNKQFLEQINIAIQEQTSALQSIVDHLECSNEKDKNVVVMAQRGRGKSHLLARLAFQLLHSGNKVLCIQQHHNNIDVLKTTLEHFAKQTIPRNRCTSIATGELALTSPDNSLIHNLWDVILVDEAASFSLLVLKKIQALQGAKVYSTTTHGYEGTGQGFKRIFVDQLSSYHLIQLTTAFRFQIPCPIESALALETQNTVSLNDGIHQIKKDSDVLLSCYSLLSEAHYQTRPDDLQRLFDCPNTHCLVHVEKSRINGVLLYFEENLVAESDALKERIMSGTRRVQGHLGLQLLAHTYRAQGILEQTHWRINRIAVTHDKRRQGIGSQLVQDLLNRARKDNIKVTSSFSLQKHTQHFWQRNGFAVIRYGRQANTASGMQNVMVMHRHDQQLLHDLDALIALQGQWANSKTLGSKLLARLGKHKDVLMAMLDDFKMGKRHFDNADYALMGLHLMGGIKSKTLSTWYDNQDLTTEQRYQKIGCHGKAELVKRIKSEI
- a CDS encoding HAMP domain-containing sensor histidine kinase is translated as MNKTNSSSRTLKKLRLARNISIAILYVFLCFVVIRNEILHIESQLDVEQKHFVNQVETFETSIIQVIDSFSAFIAQTPSPSSLQKHDFANRLITTYPYIYMIGQIETLDESRIASMLSPTFQLKQITVSDNGKLLLKPKHPDELNYVITWVHPDVSPVNSVIGLDVSNVQKLQPLFASARNYKQTQIGEPITRDTLTMETFEMIQGGYAFSINQVSKYVSNTDDIDNALLSTILFEHKMLVSHLQEFLPNINMQVTIDYLDQALVYGSPEIVDNSIMTIQKRFDVSLFDSKLNIVLEQSIQYEALNLELIGLMTVYLILNLIVFEKLHNNVVRKHSYLQTVNSKLRENIKNRSDLFGFIAHELKTPLTLISSPTQQLLSDDSVDPDIRENLQVIQRNTQRIQSIIDRILTIKQFQSRDLAPEKINMVKELNAIIARYRPLLDRKNLDFVLQGNQYDLISLVEDLASYQIVLENLFSNAAKYTTANGIVIVDWYCHDGFFQIDVRNSCPLMNDEERSKLFTKYVRSHDSEQEGVGLGLGLVREICEKNQWILNCKSIIIENEPFIEFNISIPMR